From Myxococcales bacterium, the proteins below share one genomic window:
- a CDS encoding RNA methyltransferase, with protein MPTFATLTSASDPRFEPFRDLRDRDARGRDGEFIVEGEVVLRAALAARPELVRVVLLLDKRREKLADALALLPETTPVLLADEATMSEVVGFPIHRGILALARRPAPVTARDLLGSVGPRAVVVGISGVTNHDNVGGIFRSAAAFGASAVVLDRASCDPLYRKALRVSVGASCRVPFAFVDSEAELVDALVDAGFTPYALSPRGAEDLRDVRIDALPERVALVCGAEGPGLSDVTLERVRGLRMTMAEGWDSLNVSVAAGIALHAMSRAPLRSRTT; from the coding sequence ATGCCCACGTTCGCCACCCTCACGTCCGCGTCCGACCCCCGGTTCGAGCCCTTTCGAGACCTCCGCGACCGTGACGCGCGGGGGCGCGACGGTGAGTTCATCGTCGAGGGCGAGGTCGTCTTGCGCGCCGCGCTCGCGGCGAGGCCCGAGCTCGTGAGGGTGGTGCTCTTGCTCGACAAGCGACGCGAGAAGCTCGCCGACGCCCTCGCGCTCCTCCCCGAGACGACGCCGGTCTTGCTCGCCGACGAGGCCACCATGAGCGAGGTCGTGGGTTTCCCGATCCACCGCGGCATCCTCGCGCTCGCCCGGCGCCCGGCGCCCGTGACGGCCCGGGATCTGCTCGGGAGCGTGGGGCCTCGCGCGGTCGTCGTGGGGATCTCCGGGGTGACGAACCACGACAACGTCGGGGGCATCTTTCGAAGCGCCGCGGCGTTCGGCGCGAGCGCCGTCGTGCTCGACCGGGCGTCGTGCGATCCCCTCTACCGCAAGGCGCTGCGGGTCTCGGTGGGCGCGTCCTGCCGCGTGCCGTTCGCGTTCGTGGACAGCGAAGCCGAGCTCGTCGACGCCCTCGTCGACGCAGGCTTCACGCCGTACGCGCTCTCGCCGCGTGGCGCCGAAGACCTCCGGGACGTACGCATCGACGCGCTCCCGGAGCGGGTTGCCCTCGTGTGCGGAGCCGAAGGCCCCGGCCTCTCCGACGTCACGCTCGAGAGGGTGCGTGGCCTTCGCATGACCATGGCCGAAGGCTGGGATTCGCTCAACGTGTCCGTGGCCGCGGGCATCGCCCTCCACGCGATGTCGCGCGCGCCCCTCCGCTCACGAACGACCTAG
- a CDS encoding UbiA family prenyltransferase translates to MNEALSALRFHIVAIAAAAALVFGALFREHLFVGVSLVCALDWCLVNLLNRATDVEEDRLNGIVATELVAKHATFIVRASLVVLVASLVLGFVVTTPALAALRVLFHALGLGYSFRYVPAFGRMRGRVGGRFVRFKDLYALKNGVSAFMFVLSVGFYPLLAEGPPRVMSGAAIAVLMVFFFLFEQSFEVLYDLRDVEGDTAVSVPTYPVVHGVDAAGRIVVALCLVPIVILVAGKITRVLTFRELLMAAAPIAMLVFVRARGPSKVSRADCIGVTYAGAALLVIYLVGTTLWARAGLPRDLF, encoded by the coding sequence ATGAACGAGGCCCTCTCCGCCCTGCGGTTCCACATCGTCGCCATCGCGGCCGCGGCGGCGCTCGTGTTCGGCGCGCTCTTCCGCGAGCACCTCTTCGTCGGCGTTTCGCTCGTTTGCGCCCTCGACTGGTGCCTCGTGAACCTCCTGAACCGTGCGACGGACGTCGAGGAGGACAGGCTCAATGGCATCGTGGCGACCGAGCTCGTGGCCAAGCACGCCACCTTCATCGTCCGCGCGAGCCTCGTCGTGCTCGTCGCGTCGCTCGTGCTCGGGTTCGTCGTCACGACACCCGCGCTCGCCGCTCTCCGGGTGCTCTTCCACGCGCTCGGGCTCGGGTACAGCTTTCGGTACGTGCCGGCGTTCGGCCGCATGCGGGGCCGCGTGGGGGGCCGATTCGTCCGCTTCAAGGACCTCTACGCCCTGAAAAATGGCGTCTCCGCGTTCATGTTCGTGCTCTCGGTCGGGTTCTATCCTCTCCTCGCCGAGGGGCCTCCGCGGGTCATGAGCGGCGCGGCCATCGCCGTGCTCATGGTCTTCTTCTTTCTCTTCGAGCAGAGCTTCGAGGTCCTCTACGATCTACGCGACGTCGAGGGCGACACCGCGGTCTCCGTGCCTACCTACCCCGTCGTACATGGGGTCGACGCGGCCGGTCGCATCGTCGTCGCGTTGTGTCTCGTGCCGATCGTGATCCTCGTGGCCGGGAAAATCACGCGCGTCCTCACGTTCCGCGAGCTGCTCATGGCGGCGGCCCCGATCGCGATGCTCGTCTTCGTGCGCGCGCGTGGCCCATCGAAGGTGAGCCGCGCCGACTGCATCGGTGTCACCTACGCGGGCGCAGCGCTGCTCGTCATCTACCTCGTCGGCACGACGCTCTGGGCTCGCGCCGGTCTCCCGCGCGACCTCTTCTGA
- a CDS encoding alpha/beta fold hydrolase, with protein sequence MRLSGLGKILGLCVLVGCGSETPPEGTPDAVPPQASATVRPAPAPPSVDSPDPSGPTSSQPKLGAPYPIVLMHGMAGFQELNVGPIGVEYWAGIKDDLAKMGETEVYVTEVSPYQTSEVRAREAASQIDAILARTGKAKVALVGHSQGGLDARVLASPEGLGYGDKIASVTTISTPHRGSFIADIVLRIASVSPETFDNATRTILRVLQRTAYDLQNDPNLRAQLVGISEKYMRETFNPKYRDDAGVVYESYAGRSNLRTGLGVCDGGIYPNEPTKLDSAQAFLLPSAVILEQGIPVKVNDGLVTVESAKWGTFMQCIPADHLKEVGQLNIDGQNLQTFDHKAFYRQVVRRIRQRGF encoded by the coding sequence ATGCGACTCTCGGGGCTCGGAAAAATCCTTGGTCTTTGTGTGCTCGTCGGCTGCGGCTCGGAGACGCCGCCCGAGGGTACGCCCGACGCCGTGCCGCCCCAGGCCTCCGCGACGGTACGACCCGCGCCCGCGCCCCCCTCCGTCGATTCGCCCGATCCCTCCGGGCCCACGTCGTCGCAACCCAAGCTCGGAGCCCCCTACCCGATCGTGCTCATGCACGGCATGGCTGGCTTCCAGGAGCTCAACGTCGGCCCCATCGGCGTCGAGTACTGGGCAGGCATCAAGGACGACCTCGCCAAGATGGGCGAGACCGAGGTGTACGTCACCGAGGTGTCGCCCTACCAGACGAGCGAGGTGCGCGCGCGCGAGGCCGCATCGCAGATCGACGCCATCTTGGCCCGCACGGGCAAGGCGAAGGTGGCGCTCGTGGGGCACAGCCAAGGGGGCCTCGACGCGCGGGTCCTGGCGAGCCCCGAGGGCCTCGGCTACGGCGACAAAATCGCGTCGGTCACGACCATCTCGACCCCGCATCGCGGGAGCTTCATCGCCGACATCGTGCTCCGCATCGCCAGCGTCTCTCCCGAGACGTTCGACAACGCGACGCGCACGATCCTCAGGGTGCTCCAGCGCACGGCCTACGATCTCCAGAACGACCCGAACCTCCGCGCGCAGCTCGTCGGCATCAGCGAGAAGTACATGCGCGAGACCTTCAACCCGAAGTACCGCGACGACGCCGGCGTCGTCTACGAGAGCTACGCGGGGCGATCGAACCTGCGCACCGGGCTCGGCGTGTGCGACGGAGGCATCTACCCCAACGAGCCGACCAAGCTCGACTCGGCGCAGGCGTTCCTCTTGCCGAGCGCCGTGATCTTGGAGCAGGGGATCCCGGTCAAGGTGAACGACGGGCTCGTCACGGTCGAGAGCGCGAAGTGGGGCACGTTCATGCAGTGCATCCCCGCCGATCACCTGAAAGAGGTGGGGCAGCTCAACATCGACGGCCAGAACCTGCAGACGTTCGACCACAAGGCGTTCTATCGCCAGGTCGTCCGGCGCATCCGTCAGCGCGGCTTCTGA
- a CDS encoding carotenoid biosynthesis protein translates to MLFVELFSLVVLAVFVAVDGDRRATLRDAGLVALGAFLGEDSCIRLYEYYAYSPGWHVFLDRVPLVVLLIWPAVVLSATKIAKAIAPRASALRLGAMVMGIVVFDAALIEPIAVHAGLWHWSHSGIFHVPVIGILGWGFYAGAIVVALESLRGARRLLAPPLAALATHALLLAAHWGLLRYVLRFELAFHVSLGLVVPAALAYAQVVVRTRATLGPGDLVARALATSLFVVLLARSPSLPLVLYASAFTLPHLVLVAQSLRTLRAGPRGLGA, encoded by the coding sequence ATGCTCTTCGTCGAGCTCTTTTCACTCGTCGTGCTCGCGGTGTTCGTCGCCGTGGACGGGGATCGCCGCGCGACCTTGAGGGACGCGGGCCTCGTCGCGTTGGGCGCGTTCCTCGGCGAGGACTCGTGCATCCGCCTCTACGAGTACTACGCCTATTCTCCGGGCTGGCACGTCTTCCTCGATCGTGTGCCGCTCGTCGTGCTCCTCATTTGGCCCGCGGTCGTGCTCTCGGCGACCAAGATCGCGAAGGCCATCGCGCCGCGAGCGTCGGCCCTCAGGCTCGGCGCCATGGTCATGGGGATCGTGGTGTTCGACGCGGCGCTCATCGAGCCCATCGCCGTGCACGCGGGGCTCTGGCACTGGTCACACTCCGGCATCTTCCATGTCCCGGTCATCGGGATCCTGGGCTGGGGCTTCTACGCGGGCGCGATCGTCGTCGCGCTCGAGTCGCTCCGAGGCGCACGCCGTCTGCTCGCGCCACCGCTCGCTGCCCTCGCCACCCACGCGCTGCTGCTCGCCGCGCACTGGGGCCTCCTCCGCTACGTCCTTCGCTTCGAGCTCGCCTTCCACGTGAGCCTCGGCCTCGTCGTCCCGGCGGCGCTCGCGTACGCCCAGGTCGTCGTGCGCACCCGGGCGACGCTCGGCCCTGGCGACCTCGTGGCCCGCGCCCTCGCGACCTCCCTCTTCGTCGTGTTGCTCGCGCGGAGCCCGAGCCTCCCGCTCGTGCTCTACGCCTCCGCCTTCACGCTCCCGCACCTCGTCCTGGTCGCCCAGAGCCTGCGCACGCTGCGCGCGGGGCCCCGGGGCCTCGGCGCGTAA